In Nitrososphaerales archaeon, the genomic stretch GGACAGGATACTGGGGACCGTGTTCTTCTCCACTCTCAACGTACAGCCGTCGATTCTGTGGGACCAGCTCTTCTGGTTCTTCGGGCACCCGGAGGTCTACATCGTACTCCTCCCAGGCTTTGGCATCATAGCGAACATCTTACCGATGTTCACTGGGAGGCCCCTCGCAGCAAAGAACGCGATTCTCATTGCCACTGCTCTGGTTGTGCTCCCGCTCAGCTTCGGCGTCTGGATGCACCACATGTTCCTGACAGGCATCCCAGTAGCCCTTCAGGGGGCGTTCAGCATAGCTACCATAGCCATCTCAATCCCGTTTGACGTCATTACCCTCTCGTTCGTCGAGTCTTTGATCAGGGGAAGGGTCAAGTTCGCCACGCCGATGCTCTTCGCCTTGGGCGGGATCGTACTCTTCATAATCGGCGGAATCACGGGAGTCTTCCTCTCCTCCCCGGTACTCGACAGGGTCTTCAGGGGTTCCTACTTCGTCGTCTCACACTTCCATTACGTGATGGTCGGCGCTGCCATCTTCGGCATCCTCGCCGGCGTCTACTACTGGCTGCCGAGCATGACGGGCAAGATGTACAGTGAAAGCCTCGGCAAAGTCCACTTCATCATCTCTTTCATCGGCTTCAACGTCCTCTACTTTCCGATGAACCTTCTCTTGGACATGCCTAGGCGCATCTTCACCTATCAGAACCTAGGCGACTGGCCGATGCTAAACGGGATAGCGAGCGTCGGCGCCTTCATATTCGCTGGGGCCCAGATTATTCTCGCATACAACCTGCTGAACACATGGTTCAGGGGACCGCCCGCACTCGCCAACCCGTGGGGCTCCGAGGACCTGGAATGGGCATCTCCCGCGGCTGGGATGTCGCCCGCGTTGGGTGCGGCAGACGCACCGCCCAAGGGCGGTTGGATAGGGCAGCTTGCCACAGCGTCGTCGCCGGCCGCAGGGGCGGAGGCGTACTATGCCCACCTCAGCAGCAGGCCGTTGCAGGTGTCGATGGGGGTGATGGTATTCCTGTTCGGGACTGCGCTATACCCCGACATGCTCGGCTGGGGCGCGATGCTCCTAGGTGTCCTTGTGCTTGCGTACGCCGTTGTGGGGTGGGCCCGCGACGACTTCAGCGGCAAGTTCCGCGTCCCGCCCGAGGAAGAGGGGGACAGATGGCCGTTCAAGGGCATACCCAAAATCAAGTTCGGCATGTGGACCTTCCTCTCGTCAGAGATAGTCCTCTTCGGTAGTTTCCTAGGAGCCTACGTATTCATGCGCGCAGCTGCTCCCAGCTGGCCTTCGCCGGCTTCCATCCACGACATTCCACTTACCACCCTGAACACTTTGATCCTGATGAGCAGCGGCCTCACGATGGTGATGGGCATTCAGGCAATCAAGAGAGGCGACCAGAGAAAACTCCTGATGTGGATTGCGACCACGTTCGTCCTTGGCGCCGTCTTCATAGGCATCAAACTCTCAGAATGGAGCAACCTGGCCTCGAGCGGGTTCGTCATCGGGGCGAGCAACCCTATGGTCTCACTTGCTGCGAGTGCCTACTACTTCGTCGTGGGCCTTCACGGGGCGCACGTCACTGTCGGCCTGCTTGTCATGATATACTTGATGAAGAAAACGATGAACGGAATCTACACCAAAGAGAACCACGAGGCAATAGAGAACTTCGGCCTCTACTGGGCTTTCGTCGACATCGTCTGGTGCTTCGTCTTCCCCCTCTTCTACCTGCTATGAGGTTGCCAAGTTGAGAAACACAGTCCTATTCGGCGTCTGGCTCTACATGATGCTCTCAGTCATCACCGAGGTCGTTGCTTTCTACATGCTCAACGCAGTCTATGCTCTCACTGCAGTCGTTTCGGTCCTTGCCGCCAGCCAGGCCGTCGCTGTGGTCCTGTTCTACATGGACCTGAAGGACGAGCCGGGCTCGCTGAGGCTCTTCGCTCTCATACCGCTGATGTTCCTCTCAGCCTTGCTCGTCGCGATGATGGCATCGTTAGGGTGATAAACAAATGCAAATGGAACCAGAACACAGCGAAGGGGCGCCTCGCGGACTCCTGCCGGCTCTCGGCGTGATTATGCTGATTGTGGGGGTGGCGATCGCCTCCCTGTTCATATTCAGGCTGCAGCCCCCTTACGCCCCGCCTGCGATTCAGGTAACGACCCAGCAAGGCGTCGCCACGATCATGATGCCTGCAGGGGTGGGGGCGAGCAGCAGCCTCAACTTCTCCCCGGCCAACGCGACGATTGTCGTCGGTGTGAACAACACGGTAGTCTGGACCAACGAGGACACTGCGTCCCACACGGTCGTCTCAAGGAGCGTGCCTTCTGGCGCACAACCGTTTCAGTCAGGAGTCATGGCAAAGGGCGATACGTTCAACGTCACCCTGACGGTCCCTGGCGTCTACACGTACTACTGTTCCATACACCCGGCATGGATGAAGGCGACCATTGTCGTGAAGTCAGGAGCGGCAGCCCCATCTGGTCCGACCATCGTGATTCCGGACGGTGTAGGCTCCAGCCAGAACCTCAACTTCTCTCCGCAAGCGTTGACGGTGGTGATAGGTGTGAACAACACAGTCACATGGGTCAACCAGGACGGCGTTGTACACACAGCGACGGCTATTGACCAGAGCTTCAACTCGGGCAACATCCAGCCTGGCGGTAGCTGGAGCCACACTTTCGCCACGCCCGGCAGCTATAGCTACGTCTGCGTCTACCACGGCTGGATGAAGGGAACGATAATCGTGAAGGCAGGTCCCTAGGCATGGCCAGATGCAGGCTATCGGAGACTGAAGCAACTTGACCAAGGGATTTGACCCGAAGAAAGAGGAGAATGAGCCGAACGTCTTCCCGGGCAACTGGGACGTCGTCTCAGAGACGCTGCTCAAGACCTACGAGCTCTGGTTCCCACAGAACTGGAGCCCTGTCGACCTTCCGTGGGATGCGTGCGACGCAAAGAACTTCTCCCGGGACGAGGCCGTTGCGCAGGCATACTGGCTCTCGAAACTCGCCCTCTTCGAAAAGTCAGGGATAGGTGCGTTCGGGATGGCGTCGGTGCAGGCGGCTACGCACGGCTACGAGGACCCGACGAAGAAGTTCCTCTCCGCCGTTGCTTTCGACGAGTGCAGACACGACGAGGTCTGCAGGCGTGCCTGCGCAAGGGTGTGCCCGAACTTCCCCTACAGGTTCAAGCCGGAGTCGGAGCTGGAGGCGAAGGCTCACAGGAACATCTTGGCGATGTACGAGAACGGGAGGAGGTACTGGTCAGCCTTCCAGGGGGCGTGGGGCAAGTACCCTCTCGAGCTCATATTCTCGAGCTTCTTCTTCGCCGAGATAGGCGCCCAGCTGATCTTCAAGGAGGTCGGGGAGAGGTCAACAAACAAGGTCTACTCTACTTCGTTCAAGAACATAACGCGGGACGAGTCTAGGCACCTCACTGGGACACTGGCCATGCTGGATACGATTGCGGAGAAGATGAGCAACGAGCACAAGCTGATGATCTCTCGCCAGCTGAAGCACGGCTTCATCTATCTCTCTCCACTGCTGTTCAAGCCTATGGAGGACTTTTGGAAGCTCCCCTCCGACTTCTTCGAGTACGACCAGAAGCTGGAGGAGCTGGCGTTCAGGTCCGGCCTTGGCGTGCCCAAGGTAGAGGAGAGAAAGGAGGCGTGGATGCAGGCGATAACGAGGCACAGGTCGAAGCTAGAAGAGTTAGGCATCCGTGTCCCTGAGATCAAGGAGATAGGTGTGTCTGGGCTGACTGTGGACGTAAAGAAGGGCGACGAGATAATTGCAACGCCGCTCTAGCCCCTCCTCCCTTCTCAGCCAGAAATAGCAGTGGTACCGTGAATATCGCAGTGAGGAGAGCGCCTGCCAGCCAAGCGTACGGATATCCGTTCAGGTCAGCAACGTAGGAGAAGATGATTGGCGGGAAGACGGCTCCAGTCAACGATATGCAGTTGACCCAAGCTACCGCGAGGCCGTCGTATTCCCTCTCCGCCCTATGATAGTCCTTGGCGGCAGCGAAACCGACGGTGAATCCGAACCCGGAAATCAGACCGCCGACTAGGGTGCAAGCCAGCGCCGTGACCACAGAGGGGTACGCGGACACTGCGAGAGCTGCGATGCCCCCCACGTTACTGGCAAGCATCAGCGCCTTTGTTCTTCTCGTCCTGTCGTACAACCGACCCGCGTAGAGAGCGGAGAAGATCGGGATTGCCACCACCATGGACGCGATTATGCCCGCGTATGCGGTGCCCACGCCGAAAGTCCCAATCAGGTAGTACTCCATGAAGCTGGAGATCAGCCCGTTGCCAACGCTCACAGCGAGCATGCCGACGGCGATTATGATCAGTCTCGGGTCTTCGAGCACCTTCCTCAGCTGTTCAGTTCTCACCTTGAACTCAAGTTTCTTCTCGTCGACGGGGGCGGTGAGCATCACGAGCAGCCCTGACACGATTCCCAGACCGCCCCCGAGTTCCAAGCTCGGCCTCCATCCGGTGGTCGCTGCGATTATTCCCCACAAGAACAGTGCGAATATCCCTCCGACGTCGTACGCCGAGTTGAAAAGACCCACGCCAACACCAGAGCCGCCTCCCCTGACGAGCCCAGAGATTATGACAACTGCGGGAGCGAAGACGAAAGCCATACCTGCTCCGACTAGGAGCCGGAGGACGGCTACAACCTCGAGAGTTGGTGCGATTCCTGTAGCGAGCGCGCTCGCGGAAGAGAGCATTGTCCCCAGCACCACGATCTTCTTCGGTCCCCACTTTGCCGCCATTACGCCCCCCGGCAGCTGGAAAAGTCCGAGTCCGAGGTAGAAGGTGGACGTCAGAGTGCCCAGCCCGACGACACCCGAGCCGAACTCCGGCCCCATAGCGTAGAATACAGCGCCGACGTTGAGCCAGTTGATGGCGTACACTATCCTCATCGCTATCAGCGAGGCTATGGCGCGGTTGGCCTGCCTCGAACCTGGCAACATCTGAAGTCCGCCCTGATGAGGCACAGACCTTATAACTGGATTGGAGAAGGGCAGAAAGGCTAGAATAATGCTCAGATTGTCAGAAATACCTGTTTCCCGTCCCCAAAGGTCAATATTAGTGAGCATCCATGGTAAGCGTGCTCAGTAGCCACCGTATCTGCCAGCCTTGATGGTAAAAAGGGGAGAATAGTCATGGTTGGATGGGCAAATTCCTGACCTTTTCGGCGACATCGGACTATCGCTTACCTCGGAACATCGGCGCTGGACGGCTTATCGGTCTCCACGCAAACGCGCTGGTCAAAAGAGACGCGTTTCAAGGCGTTTGGCTCAGGTTTATATATCAAATCGAGCCCGTTTGGCGCGAGGCATCTCGCAGTTGGTAACAGGATACTGCGTCTACGAGAAGAAGAAGAACAGGGAGATCAAGAATCCCAAGCAAATCAAACTGAAGAACGGGCGCCCAGCGATAAAGGGCATCTGCGCCTCCTGCGGCAAGCCCATCTACAGAATAGGTAAGCTCTAAGAATCTTTCTCTCCCTTTCCTTTTTATTTCGACCATTCAGTCTGGTATGTGATAGTGCGCGTTGGTCTTCAGGCTCTACAACAGCATGGGGCGAAAGGTGCAGACCTTCCGGCCGATTAGGGGCCGCGTCGTCAGGATGTACACCTGCGGGCCGACAGTCTGGAACTACCCGCACATCGGGAACTACAGAACGTTCGTCTTCGAGGACATTCTGCGCCGATACCTGAAGTTCAAGGGTTTCAGGGTCAAGCAGGTCATGAACATAACTGATGTTGAAGACAATATCATCAAGGGGATGAAGGAATTCCACAAGACAAGAGAAGAGCTGACAGACTTCTACGAGAAGGCGTTCATGGAGGGCCTGAAACTCCTCAACGTCGAGCCCGCGGAACTCTACCCCCGCGCGACAGAACACATCAACGAGATGGTGGCGCTCGTCAAGAAGCTGATGAGGAAGGGCTTCGCGTACAGGGCGGAGGACGGCTCGACCTACTTCGACATCTCGAAGTTCAAGAGATACGGGAGGCTGTCAGGCATCAGACCTTCCGAGCTGAAGGCCGGAGCGCGCGTCGCCCAGGACCACTACGAGAAGGAGGAGGCGAACGACTTCGCGCTCTGGAAGGCTTGGGACGAGGACGACGGCGAGGTCTACTGGGAGACCGAGCTGGGAAAGGGAAGGCCGGGATGGAGCATCGAGTGCTCGGCGATGTCTATGAAGTACCTCGGGAGCTCCTTTGACATCCACACCGGAGGGATGGACAACAAGTTCCCGCATCACGAGAACGAGATCGCGCAGTCCGAGGCTGCAACTGGGAAGAGGTTCGTCCGATTCTGGCTGCACTCCGAGTTCCTCAACATTCGGGGCGAGGAGATGCACAAGTCCATCGGTAACGTGGTCTACCTTCGGGACCTCCTGCAAAGGGGTGTCCAACCAATGACCGTCAGGCTCTTCCTCATATCATCGAGGTACAGGGACGGAATCGACCTCACAGATACGAGCCTAGATCAGGCGGCGGCACAGCGTAAAAGGCTCCAAGAGTTCATCTCGAGGCTGAGGTCTATGAAGGCGGGGTCGGGAGGCAGCGGGCTTGCTTCGAGGCTGCTTTCGCAGTTCACGAGGGCGATGGACGACGACCTCAACACGCCGGCTGCCCTGGCCGCAGTCTTCGCGTTCCTGAAGGAGGTCAACGGCCTGATCGACAGCGGCGGTCTGGGCCGCCAAGAGGCTGCGAAGATTGTCAAATCACTTGAACGCGTGAACTCGGTGCTGGGCGTCTTGAACTTCAAGGAGGATGCGGTGCCTCCAGGGGTCGCCGAACTGATAGCCGAGAGGGAGGAAGCGAGGAGGAGGAAAGATTACGCCGAATCGGACAGAATCAGGGCGGAACTCCTCGAAAAGGGCATAGTCCTCGAGGACACCCCCTCAGGCACGGTCTGGAAACGCAGGTCCGCGGGTTAACTGATGGGACACCCGTGCTCAAGATTCGCAAGCCACGGTGATATTAGCCGACAATTCCACCTTAGCTCAGATGGGAGCAGCCCTAGACCCGCGTCCCGTGCGTAGTATCGAGCACCGAGCGTCCGCCCTGAGGGCGCCGGTAGTGCTCAGAAGCGGCGCTCTAAGGCTCTCGCTGGACCCAGACGGGTCGGTGCGCTATCTCGAGTCCTCGGCGGAACGGAGGCTCCTCTTCGGCAGGGACGAACTCCACTTCTACAAAACCCAGGCGGGCCTCCTGGTGCAATCGCAGAAACAGGAGTCGAGAGTGACCGCTACGCCCGACGAAGCGTCCTTCTCCTCTCACGTACTCGATTCTGTCGAAGTCTCACAGTCCATTCGGCTGCTCCCGGCACCGACTCTCGGGTACTCCAGGAAGGTGACAATCCGGAATTCGGGGTCGTCTGGAGTGAGGGTGAGGGTCATTCACCTCCAAGACCCGACCACAGCCCACTTCAGAGACCGCACCTACGGTTGGGGAGCTGCAGCGGTGAATGCCTTCAACCGGTCGAGCCACGTCGCGATGGACGAGTTCGCGGAACCGCCCGCTGCCAGGGTGGTGGGCGCGCAGCCGCCGCCCAGCCGCTTCTACATGACGACGGACAGGAACAAGGCGCAGGGATTCCTTCAGTCTGGAGCGCTGCCGGAGTCTAGTGCAGGGATGTCCGGGCAGGTGCTCGTGCTCGCCGATCACGAGTTCGAACTACAGGCAGCAGCCAGCGTAGATATTGTGTTCGTGTCGCTGTACAACCCGAACAAGCTTGAGGCAGCTCTCTCTGACTTCGGCGCGCTCTTCGCTGCCCCAGCAAAGCAAGCGTCCGACGGCCCCTCGGTCGCAACCTCGTCGGGGGCGGTGACCTCTGGGTCCGCTTGGGCCAAGGCGG encodes the following:
- a CDS encoding cbb3-type cytochrome c oxidase subunit I; this encodes MNSWIRRWLFTTYHKDVGLLYFFTSLFFGFVGAILALLMRVQLAVPNNNFLDAVYYNQAVTMHGLIMIFWFLSPIAIGLANYFVPLQIGAKDLAFPRLNAMSYWLFLAGGILAVLSFFVPGGSANAGWTTYQPLSTPGFEPGSGPTLVYLGLVLLAASVTLGSVNIVVSIFWMRTKGMTMMKLPMFTWFMLFTIVAMLFAFPTLIAAFMLASSDRILGTVFFSTLNVQPSILWDQLFWFFGHPEVYIVLLPGFGIIANILPMFTGRPLAAKNAILIATALVVLPLSFGVWMHHMFLTGIPVALQGAFSIATIAISIPFDVITLSFVESLIRGRVKFATPMLFALGGIVLFIIGGITGVFLSSPVLDRVFRGSYFVVSHFHYVMVGAAIFGILAGVYYWLPSMTGKMYSESLGKVHFIISFIGFNVLYFPMNLLLDMPRRIFTYQNLGDWPMLNGIASVGAFIFAGAQIILAYNLLNTWFRGPPALANPWGSEDLEWASPAAGMSPALGAADAPPKGGWIGQLATASSPAAGAEAYYAHLSSRPLQVSMGVMVFLFGTALYPDMLGWGAMLLGVLVLAYAVVGWARDDFSGKFRVPPEEEGDRWPFKGIPKIKFGMWTFLSSEIVLFGSFLGAYVFMRAAAPSWPSPASIHDIPLTTLNTLILMSSGLTMVMGIQAIKRGDQRKLLMWIATTFVLGAVFIGIKLSEWSNLASSGFVIGASNPMVSLAASAYYFVVGLHGAHVTVGLLVMIYLMKKTMNGIYTKENHEAIENFGLYWAFVDIVWCFVFPLFYLL
- a CDS encoding cytochrome C oxidase subunit IV family protein; translation: MRNTVLFGVWLYMMLSVITEVVAFYMLNAVYALTAVVSVLAASQAVAVVLFYMDLKDEPGSLRLFALIPLMFLSALLVAMMASLG
- a CDS encoding cupredoxin domain-containing protein, whose protein sequence is MQMEPEHSEGAPRGLLPALGVIMLIVGVAIASLFIFRLQPPYAPPAIQVTTQQGVATIMMPAGVGASSSLNFSPANATIVVGVNNTVVWTNEDTASHTVVSRSVPSGAQPFQSGVMAKGDTFNVTLTVPGVYTYYCSIHPAWMKATIVVKSGAAAPSGPTIVIPDGVGSSQNLNFSPQALTVVIGVNNTVTWVNQDGVVHTATAIDQSFNSGNIQPGGSWSHTFATPGSYSYVCVYHGWMKGTIIVKAGP
- a CDS encoding MFS transporter: MPGSRQANRAIASLIAMRIVYAINWLNVGAVFYAMGPEFGSGVVGLGTLTSTFYLGLGLFQLPGGVMAAKWGPKKIVVLGTMLSSASALATGIAPTLEVVAVLRLLVGAGMAFVFAPAVVIISGLVRGGGSGVGVGLFNSAYDVGGIFALFLWGIIAATTGWRPSLELGGGLGIVSGLLVMLTAPVDEKKLEFKVRTEQLRKVLEDPRLIIIAVGMLAVSVGNGLISSFMEYYLIGTFGVGTAYAGIIASMVVAIPIFSALYAGRLYDRTRRTKALMLASNVGGIAALAVSAYPSVVTALACTLVGGLISGFGFTVGFAAAKDYHRAEREYDGLAVAWVNCISLTGAVFPPIIFSYVADLNGYPYAWLAGALLTAIFTVPLLFLAEKGGGARAALQLSRRPSLRPQSAQTHLSP
- a CDS encoding DUF5679 domain-containing protein; this translates as MVTGYCVYEKKKNREIKNPKQIKLKNGRPAIKGICASCGKPIYRIGKL
- the cysS gene encoding cysteine--tRNA ligase produces the protein MVFRLYNSMGRKVQTFRPIRGRVVRMYTCGPTVWNYPHIGNYRTFVFEDILRRYLKFKGFRVKQVMNITDVEDNIIKGMKEFHKTREELTDFYEKAFMEGLKLLNVEPAELYPRATEHINEMVALVKKLMRKGFAYRAEDGSTYFDISKFKRYGRLSGIRPSELKAGARVAQDHYEKEEANDFALWKAWDEDDGEVYWETELGKGRPGWSIECSAMSMKYLGSSFDIHTGGMDNKFPHHENEIAQSEAATGKRFVRFWLHSEFLNIRGEEMHKSIGNVVYLRDLLQRGVQPMTVRLFLISSRYRDGIDLTDTSLDQAAAQRKRLQEFISRLRSMKAGSGGSGLASRLLSQFTRAMDDDLNTPAALAAVFAFLKEVNGLIDSGGLGRQEAAKIVKSLERVNSVLGVLNFKEDAVPPGVAELIAEREEARRRKDYAESDRIRAELLEKGIVLEDTPSGTVWKRRSAG